GAACTGGTCACAGCAGATAACAAGAGCGATGCTGCTGAAGCCACTAATGCCATGACCAAACTTGTGACCCAGGACAAAGTAGTGGCAGTGTTGGGCCCGGTTGCCAGTTCCAATGTGCTGGCAGCAGAACCGGTAGCAACTCAGAACCAGATTCCGCTGGTTACCTCCTCGGCGACTAACCCCAAGGTAACTGTGGACCCTGCAACCAACAAAACCAGAGACTGGATTTTCAGGACCTGCTTTATTGACCCATTCCAGGGTGATGTAGCAGCCCGCTTCTCTTTCAATGACCTGAAGGCGAAAAAAGCAGCTATCTATGTCGACCAATCCAGTGACTATTCCAAGGGGCTGGCAGAAGCATTTAAGAGTGGATTTACCAAACTGGGTGGTGAAATTGTTTCCGAAGAGGCTTTTGTCGCCAAGGATACCGATTTTAAAGCTACCCTGACCAAAATCAAGGCTAAGAATCCTGATGTAATCTATGTCCCTGCTTATTATGAGGAAGTAGGTAAGATTATCCGTCAGGCCCGGGAACTGGGGCTTACCCAACCTATCGTTGGCGGAGATGGTTTTGATTCCCCCAAGCTGTTAGAAATCGCTGGCAAAAGCGCACTGACCAATGTCTTCTTTACCAACCACTATACCACTATGGATACTTCTCCGGTGGTACAGGAGTTTGTCAAGAAATACAAGGACAAGTATGGTCAGGAACCGGATGCTCTGGCTGCTCTGGCCTATGATGCTGCCAAAGTGTTGTTTGAAGCTATCAAAACTGCTGGGACTCCTGACCCTGTCAAAATCAAGGATGCCCTGGCTGCTACCAAAGACTTTAAAGGTGTAACCGGAACCATTACCTTAGATGCACAACATAACCCGGTTAAGAGTGCGGTAATCATGGAATATAATAATGGTGCTCTCAAATTCCGCACCAGGGTGGAACCGTAACTGAGGTAAAGACGCCTGCATATTTTATAATGCAGGCGTTTACTTTTTTTGCTTTTTGTCGAAAATTGTAGCGAAAAATCCCTTGCCAGCTGATACTGTTATATGATACCATCTATTAAGATAGAGAAAATATGCTCAAACAATAGGAGAGGTTGGTTGTGATGGAATTAATAGGTTGGGTTGTCTGGTTGGTGCCGGCGTTATCAATCTGGGCAGCACTGGCCCAGTGGGCCTGGTGGCGGGAAAAAAACAAAAAAGAAGAGTTGTTAAGGTTAAATCGCGAATTGTATCATAAAGCCATTATAGATGATTTAACTGGTGTCTATAATGTAAGATACTTACATTTGAAGTTGCGAGAATTCGTGCAGCGGGCTCGCCGCTATGGGCGTCCTTTCGTACTGGCCTGGATCGATCTTGATTGTTTCAAGCAATACAATGACACCTTTGGTCATCTGGCTGGTGACCAGGTCCTTAAGACTTTTGGTTCTGTTTGCCAGGAACAGCTTCGCATTGATGTGGATTTTGCTTTTCGCTATGGAGGTGATGAATTTGCCCTGCTGCTGGCAGAAGTAAGCAGAAAAGAAGGAGAGCAGATTATGGAGCGCTTGCAAAATGCTTTTAAGCAAGCAGTGGACTATAAAGTTGGACTGAGCTATGGACTGGTAGAATATCAAAATGATTTTACTCCTGAGGACATGCTGCGAACAGCTGATGAATTAATGTACCAGCAAAAAAAGCAACACAAGGCGATTCTGGGAAAATGACGACTAAATCATTGTATGTCGTCATTTTTTTTGTCCACATCAAATATATTTTTAGTGTTAAAACCTGCCTGTCTAAACTGGCAGGAAAATTGTAACAGGAGGAGGGAGGCGTGGTTATGGAGAGGATAGACATCTTTCACGATATCGCCGAAAGAACCAATGGCGATATTTACCTGGGGGTGGTGGGTCCTGTCCGTACGGGTAAATCCACTTTTATTAAAAGATTCATGGAACTTATGGTCATCCCCAATATCAAAAATGTCTATGACAAGGAAAGGGCCCGGGATGAGTTGCCTCAATCGGGGGCTGGACGGACAATTATGACCACTGAACCCAAATTTATTCCTGATGAAGCAATCGAAATCAACATTGGCGGCAGTGTTAAGGTAAAAATGCGGGTTGTAGACTGTGTGGGCTACACGGTACCAGGAGCCCTGGGCTATGAGGAGGACGAAGGGCCCAGAATGGTGCATACTCCCTGGTCGGAAGAAGCGATTCCCTTTCAGGAAGCAGCTGAAATCGGTACTCGCAAAGTGATTACTGACCATTCCACCATCGGGATAGTGGTAACGACTGATGGCACTATCACTGATTTGCCGCGCTATGCCTACGAGGAGGCAGAGGAAAGGGTTATTGCTGAACTGAAAGAACTGGGAAAACCATTTGTCGTGCTATTAAATAGCACCAGGCCCCATGGGGCCGAGGCCCAGGATTTGGCCCGGGAACTTGCCAGTAAATTTGATGTTCCGGTTTTACCGGTAGATTGTGCAGAGCTGAATCAGGAGCAGATTATCAATATCCTGCAGGAGTTACTGTTTGAGTTCCCGGTTAATGAAGTAAATATTAATTTACCCCGCTGGATTGAGGAATTACCCCCCAATCACTGGTTAAGGGAAAAGTTTGAAAGCGCTGTTCGGGATGCAGTGCGTTATATAAAGCGCCTGCGAGACGTGGATCGGGCAGTGGAGGCACTGGGGGAACATGAATTTGTGGCTGGAGTAGCGCTGAGGGAAATGGATATGGGAACTGGTGCTGCTACAGTGGACATGGAAGCCCGGGAGGACTTGTTCCTGCAAGTGTTAAAGGAAGTAACTGGATTTGAAATTGAGGGAGAGCATGATATTTTACGTTTAATGCAGGATCTAGCAGTGGCAAAACGGGAATATGATAAAGTAGCGGAAGCTTTAGCAGAAGTAAGATCTACTGGTTATGGTGTGGTTACACCGCGTCTGGATGAAATGAATCTGCAGGAACCGGAATTGATCAGGCAGGGCAATCGATTTGGCGTCAAGCTGAAAGCCAGCGCTCCTTCCTTGCATATTATCAGAGCGGATATTGCCACTGAAATAACCCCCATTATAGGAACCGAAAAACAATGTGAGGATCTGGTACAATCCATGATGAAAGAATATGAAACTGACCCCAGAAAAATCTGGCAATCAGAAATCTTTGGCAAGACATTGCATGATCTAGTCAGGGAGGGAATACAAAATAAGGTGCAAAGGATGCCGGAAAGTGCCCGAGTCAAACTCCAGGAAACTTTGCAGAGGGTGGTCAATGATGGTAGTGGTGGCCTGATTTGTATTATTGTATAAAAACAGGGTCGGCTTGCTGGGCCGACCCTGTTTTTTCATACTTCCAGCTGAATCCGGTAATGTTCCAGCCAGTAGTTAATTTGAATCAAATAGGCAAACAGCTGGGGCAAATTCATTAACTGACCGAACCAGGGGTAACTAAAACGCCCCGGATCCTGTTCCAGTAAAAAGGAGAGATAATCCAGATCAACAATTTCTCTGAGTGGACTTGTTTTCCTGGCCAGGATCTGAGAGAGATCTGTTCTGACCAGTTGATAGTATCCGGGATTATGGGTTTTGGGGTAGGGACTTTTCTTTCTGTTTAAAATTGATTCAGGCAATAAATCTTTTAAAGCAAGACGGAGAATACCCTTGGCCTGACCGCCATAATTTTTGAGCTCCCAGGGTATATTCCAGGCATACTGCACCAGACGATGATCACAAAAGGGCACCCGCACTTCCAAACTGGCAGCCATTGTCATTCGGTCTTTGCGGTCCAGTAAAGTGGGCATAAAGCGGGTCAGGCTCAAGTAAGCTATCTCGCGCAAACGTGCAGCCTCAGGGCTTTCACCTGCCAGACGCGGAACTTCAGCCAGGGCCGCTTGATAGCGCTCATTTACATACTGGTAGGGTTTTAGTTTGGGGAGCAGGCCAGGTTTTAGCAGTTTTGTTCTTAAATCCAGGTTCAATGACCAGGGAAATGTATTAGCCTGGATAGCATCGGGGCGATGAAACCAGGGGTAGCCACCGAAAACTTCATCAGCGCATTCGCCTGAGAGACCAACAGTGGCTCGCTTTTTAATTTCCTGGGAAAACAGCAGTAATGATGAATCAATATCTGCCATGCCGGGGTAGTCTCGTGCTGTTAATGCTGGTATAAGAGCATTATAGAGATCTTCTGAGTGCAGTAAAACCCGGTGGTGGCTGGTATTATAGTGTTCACTGGCAATTTTAATCCAGCGGTTATCATCATCGGGAACAAAGCTAGAAGGTTGAAAATACTGGTCATTACCACAATAATCAATTGAAAAAGTCTGCAATTCCTCCCCTTTCTGGGTGAGAGTACGGGCGGCAATGGCTGTGATAGCGGTAGAATCCAGGCCCCCGGATAAAAGCGTACATCTTGGTACATCAGAAATCAACTGTCTTTGTACTGCATCGATAAATAAAGAACGGACCCGTGCTGAAGTTTCCAGCAGATTGTCCTGATGGGGGAAGCTGGTTAGCTGCCAGTAAGGTTGAACTTCAAGACCTTGAGGGCTATAAACCAGATAATGTCCTGGTTTTAATTCATACATACCTTTGAAAACACCATAACCCGGGGTACGGGCAGGGCCGATCAGAAAAATCTCCGCCAGTCCTTCTGCTGTAAGCACTGGTTTTACTGCCGGGTGAGCAAGGATACTTTTGGGTTCCGAAGCGAATAGCAATCCAGATGCGAGGGGGTAGTAGAATAAAGGTTTTACCCCCAGATGATCCCGGGCCAGAAAAAGAGTTCGCGTGGTTTCATTCCAGACTGCAAAGGCAAAAATACCATTGAGTTTGTCAAGGCAGGCAGCACCCCAGTGAATAAAAGCCAGCAAAAGAACCTCGGTATCGGAATAGGAGAAAAAGCGATAACCAGCAGCAAGCAACTCTGAGCGAATTTCTTCAGTATTATACAATTCACCATTATAGACCAGCACAAAGTGTTGACCTTTTTCCAGGCGTTGCATGGGCTGTTTGCCACCTGTCGGGTCGATTACCACCAGGCGTTTGTGTACCAGTGCTGCAGAATAAGAGAAATAATAGCCTTCTTCATCCGGACCACGGGCAGTCAGGGTATTACCCATACGCTGCAATATATTTGCTGATTGGGTTAAATCGGCCTCCCAGTCAATCCAGCCAGAGATTCCACACATGCGACTCCCTCCTTGTCCCTAAATAAAAAAGTCATCCGGTATCTTACCGAACGACCCCATTGCCGCGGTATTAATAATCTATGCCAGTCGTAAAAAAAGTTTTCCTGTATAAAAAACGGAGAAATAAGCTGAAAAACAGTATAGAGTAAAGATATTTCTCTATAACCATTACTCAATTAGTTGGCATAATTTATATCTTTGTATATAATGTCTTTCATATAGGTTCATCATTCCGTGAGAGAAAGACAGAAAGGGAGGACGAGGAGAGTGGGTAGAGAGAAAAAGTTTTATCTAGTTCATGAGGACATTTTGCCGGAAGCGATTAGAAAAACTGCCCAGGCGAAAGCGATTCTGGCCCGGGGTGAGGCCAGTACTGTTCATGAAGCTGTAGAAAAGGTTGGCCTGAGCCGAAGTGCATTTTACAAGTATAAGGATGGGATTTTTCCATTCTATGAAGCCAGTCGCGGTAAAATTGTCACTCTGGCATTATTGCTGGAACACAAAGCTGGTATTTTGTCGAATGTGTTAAACACTATTGCCAGCGTAAGAGGGAACATTTTGACCATAAACCAGAATCTACCACTACAGGGAATGGCCAATGTAACCATTAGTCTTGAGACGGCGGAAATGATGCAGGATGTAGATGGCCTGGTGCGCACTATTGAAAACATTGCAGGTGTCCGCAGTGTAGAAGTGGTAGGACAGAACTAAGGGGAGGGGTTATTTTGCAAAAAAGAGCAGTAAAAATCGGAATAATTGGCTTTGGCACTGTCGGTCGTGGAGTCTACCGGATTTTAACAACCAACCAGGAAAAACTGATACAGCGGGTAGGAATTGGCCTGGAAATTGCCGGTATTGCCGTGCGTGATCTCAAGAAACCCAGACAAATATCGGCGCCTCAGGATTTATTTACAGCTGATCCCTGGCAGCTGGTAAATGATCCTGGGATTGATATTATTGTTGAAGTCATGGGTGGTACTGAGCTAGCCAGAGAGCTGGTATTACAGGCATTGCGAAACGGCAAAAGTGTAATAACTGCCAATAAGGATTTAATTGCTCAGCATGGTCAGGAACTTTTTGCTGAAGCCGATGCTGCCAGGGTTGATTTGTTGTTTGAAGCCAGTGTTGGTGGTGGTATACCCATTATTAGACCACTAAAACAGTGCCTGGCTGCCAATAATATCAGTCAAGTTATGGGAATTATCAATGGTACTACCAACTATATGTTGACCAAGATGACCCAGGAAGGCTCAGATTATGAAGAAGTATTACGAGAAGCCCAGGCGATGGGATATGCTGAGGCTGATCCCACTGCTGATGTAGGGGGATTTGATGCAGCCCGTAAATTGGCGATACTTGCTTCTATAGCCTTCCATACCAGAATTACCTTTGACCAGGTATATGTCGAGGGTATTACCCGGATTTCTGCCAAGGATATTACCTACGCGCGGGAAATGGGGTATGTGATAAAATTGCTGGGTGTAGCCAAAGAGCATGAAGGTCGGGTAGAAGTAAGGGTACATCCGGCCCTGGTTCCCCAGTATCATCCTTTAGCTGCGGTTAATGATGCCTTTAACGCTATTTTCGTTCGTGGTGATGCAGTAGGCGATACCATGTTCTATGGCCGGGGAGCGGGAGAGTTGCCTACGGCCAGTGCGGTAGTTGCGGATATTATGGATGCAGCCCGCAATATCAATCTGGGCAACCGCGGCAGGATCTCCTGCACCTGTTATGAACAAAAGGAAATTATTCCGATCCAGGAGATGGAAGGGAAATATTACATTCGGCTGCGTGTCCTGGATAAACCAGGGGTACTAGCGGCTATCGCCAGTGTATTTGGCCAGGAAGAAGTAAGCTTGCGTACAGTCATTCAAAAAGAAACCATCGGTGATAAGGCTGAGCTGGTACTGGTAACCCATTATACCAAAGAGGGGAATGTGCGACAGGCTTTGCGGACTATAGGTGCCATGACTACAGTAGAAGAGATTGCCAATGTTATCAGAGTGGAAGGAGAGGAAGTTTAGTGTTCACAATCCGCGTGCCGGCTACGACTGCTAATCTGGGACCGGGTTTTGATTGCATTGGCCTGGCTTTGAATTTATACAATGAAATCAGGGTTGAATTAAATGCGAAAAAT
This DNA window, taken from Carboxydocella sporoproducens DSM 16521, encodes the following:
- a CDS encoding ABC transporter substrate-binding protein, which produces MKVRKTMAAALAALLGVGLLAGCGSGSSNQPTAKSQDNSAAGGDVIKVGANYELTGGIATFGNSSVNGIKLALEEFNQAGGVNGKKIELVTADNKSDAAEATNAMTKLVTQDKVVAVLGPVASSNVLAAEPVATQNQIPLVTSSATNPKVTVDPATNKTRDWIFRTCFIDPFQGDVAARFSFNDLKAKKAAIYVDQSSDYSKGLAEAFKSGFTKLGGEIVSEEAFVAKDTDFKATLTKIKAKNPDVIYVPAYYEEVGKIIRQARELGLTQPIVGGDGFDSPKLLEIAGKSALTNVFFTNHYTTMDTSPVVQEFVKKYKDKYGQEPDALAALAYDAAKVLFEAIKTAGTPDPVKIKDALAATKDFKGVTGTITLDAQHNPVKSAVIMEYNNGALKFRTRVEP
- a CDS encoding GGDEF domain-containing protein encodes the protein MELIGWVVWLVPALSIWAALAQWAWWREKNKKEELLRLNRELYHKAIIDDLTGVYNVRYLHLKLREFVQRARRYGRPFVLAWIDLDCFKQYNDTFGHLAGDQVLKTFGSVCQEQLRIDVDFAFRYGGDEFALLLAEVSRKEGEQIMERLQNAFKQAVDYKVGLSYGLVEYQNDFTPEDMLRTADELMYQQKKQHKAILGK
- the spoIVA gene encoding stage IV sporulation protein A, with translation MERIDIFHDIAERTNGDIYLGVVGPVRTGKSTFIKRFMELMVIPNIKNVYDKERARDELPQSGAGRTIMTTEPKFIPDEAIEINIGGSVKVKMRVVDCVGYTVPGALGYEEDEGPRMVHTPWSEEAIPFQEAAEIGTRKVITDHSTIGIVVTTDGTITDLPRYAYEEAEERVIAELKELGKPFVVLLNSTRPHGAEAQDLARELASKFDVPVLPVDCAELNQEQIINILQELLFEFPVNEVNINLPRWIEELPPNHWLREKFESAVRDAVRYIKRLRDVDRAVEALGEHEFVAGVALREMDMGTGAATVDMEAREDLFLQVLKEVTGFEIEGEHDILRLMQDLAVAKREYDKVAEALAEVRSTGYGVVTPRLDEMNLQEPELIRQGNRFGVKLKASAPSLHIIRADIATEITPIIGTEKQCEDLVQSMMKEYETDPRKIWQSEIFGKTLHDLVREGIQNKVQRMPESARVKLQETLQRVVNDGSGGLICIIV
- the asnB gene encoding asparagine synthase (glutamine-hydrolyzing) yields the protein MCGISGWIDWEADLTQSANILQRMGNTLTARGPDEEGYYFSYSAALVHKRLVVIDPTGGKQPMQRLEKGQHFVLVYNGELYNTEEIRSELLAAGYRFFSYSDTEVLLLAFIHWGAACLDKLNGIFAFAVWNETTRTLFLARDHLGVKPLFYYPLASGLLFASEPKSILAHPAVKPVLTAEGLAEIFLIGPARTPGYGVFKGMYELKPGHYLVYSPQGLEVQPYWQLTSFPHQDNLLETSARVRSLFIDAVQRQLISDVPRCTLLSGGLDSTAITAIAARTLTQKGEELQTFSIDYCGNDQYFQPSSFVPDDDNRWIKIASEHYNTSHHRVLLHSEDLYNALIPALTARDYPGMADIDSSLLLFSQEIKKRATVGLSGECADEVFGGYPWFHRPDAIQANTFPWSLNLDLRTKLLKPGLLPKLKPYQYVNERYQAALAEVPRLAGESPEAARLREIAYLSLTRFMPTLLDRKDRMTMAASLEVRVPFCDHRLVQYAWNIPWELKNYGGQAKGILRLALKDLLPESILNRKKSPYPKTHNPGYYQLVRTDLSQILARKTSPLREIVDLDYLSFLLEQDPGRFSYPWFGQLMNLPQLFAYLIQINYWLEHYRIQLEV
- a CDS encoding ACT domain-containing protein; amino-acid sequence: MGREKKFYLVHEDILPEAIRKTAQAKAILARGEASTVHEAVEKVGLSRSAFYKYKDGIFPFYEASRGKIVTLALLLEHKAGILSNVLNTIASVRGNILTINQNLPLQGMANVTISLETAEMMQDVDGLVRTIENIAGVRSVEVVGQN
- a CDS encoding homoserine dehydrogenase, which codes for MQKRAVKIGIIGFGTVGRGVYRILTTNQEKLIQRVGIGLEIAGIAVRDLKKPRQISAPQDLFTADPWQLVNDPGIDIIVEVMGGTELARELVLQALRNGKSVITANKDLIAQHGQELFAEADAARVDLLFEASVGGGIPIIRPLKQCLAANNISQVMGIINGTTNYMLTKMTQEGSDYEEVLREAQAMGYAEADPTADVGGFDAARKLAILASIAFHTRITFDQVYVEGITRISAKDITYAREMGYVIKLLGVAKEHEGRVEVRVHPALVPQYHPLAAVNDAFNAIFVRGDAVGDTMFYGRGAGELPTASAVVADIMDAARNINLGNRGRISCTCYEQKEIIPIQEMEGKYYIRLRVLDKPGVLAAIASVFGQEEVSLRTVIQKETIGDKAELVLVTHYTKEGNVRQALRTIGAMTTVEEIANVIRVEGEEV